In Amia ocellicauda isolate fAmiCal2 chromosome 7, fAmiCal2.hap1, whole genome shotgun sequence, one genomic interval encodes:
- the LOC136753383 gene encoding translocon-associated protein subunit gamma-like, producing MDLVQSAVLYCVMTLVSTYLVAFAYKNVKFVLKHKAAQKREDAVSKEVTRKLSEADSRKMSRKEKDERILWKKNEVADYEATTFSIFYNNTLFLVLVIIASFFLLKNFNPTVNYILSISASSGLIALLSTGSK from the exons ATGGACCTGGTTCAGTCTGCAGTTCTCTACTGTGTCATGACTCTCGTCAGCACATACCTTGTTGCCTTTGCCTACAAAAATGTCAAATTTGTCCTGAAACACAA AGCAGCCCAGAAACGTGAAGATGCAGTTTCTAAGGAAGTGACGCGCAAACTCTCTGAGGCAGACAGCAGGAAAATGTCTCGCAAGGAGAAGGATGAACG AATCCTCTGGAAAAAGAACGAAGTTGCAGATTATGAAGCCACCACCTTCTCCATCTTCTACAACAACACCTTATTCCTGGTCCTCGTCATCATCGCCTCCTTCTTCCTGCTGAAGAACTTCAACCCAACAGT AAATTACATCTTGTCAATCAGTGCTTCCTCTGGCCTCATTGCCCTGCTGTCCACTGGATCCAAATAA
- the LOC136753382 gene encoding ankyrin repeat and IBR domain-containing protein 1-like isoform X2 has protein sequence MSAADRSGLKHFLSTTFRTTAKKFLKALIKGDEALAMQIYQDNPKFRKSLDPNASYGKKYGCNTALHYTSQHAMTHLLRSFLYNKGGNPNKRNAHNQTALHLLCSGPQTMPPEQDDQRRANCLQMILKWRGERLDGGAYERADVNATDDKGNTALHYAASAGLSTCVQILVNCNANLFSENKDRETPCDCAEKQHHTELALSLEAQMVFSKDPKDMEALDKRKPYEGLTMQDLHELKNNLTEETADMLQVPLFTAGALLRTHDWDKEKLQMALLSNAEDCCKRSGVKMPTPPPSKYNSRDNLPSPCTPDEDEDGEKDEDSEEGEKEDGEEDCVEDEDSQEDEDSEKDEYMDANNDEDEDRLLCALCLCTIPASEYPVDMPCGHEFCRECWEGFLNLKIQEGAAPNIFCPACGCSQLVPAEIIESIVSKEMYKRYLLFDIKAFVDSNPAIKWCPNPGCERAVILAGQGPGGTGTDPLIFPQLKAPAVDCGDGHVFCWQCLGKSHEPCDCQTWQAWQGKLSEMDRQEGGGVSEAREDVVNSLWLLNNSKPCPNCETPIQKNEGCNHMKCFRCKFNFCWICLDDWRLHSYNTGGSYTCTRFDAIQLAEERIAKEAQKKRKALEEHDHFQEYLKSYRTHEDRYQLEQELLITGKQRIEQLSRALSEREGGAPDTTFFDDAMHELLKTRRILACSSAYGVFLEVNSRKEKTFKRMQTDLETVTEDLVTLVTQRTPRHKIVRAACLVQQKRQEFLFSVSQDLETFFHDGKWDWELLGLQSSELMEYLLRLERNAQRENCHRGHPQVLSPLDKDNLSVRLVTLLCQQQLSWRGWGTA, from the exons GTCGTTCCTCTACAACAAAGGTGGGAACCCCAACAAGCGCAATGCGCACAACCAGACCGCCCTCCACCTGCTGTGCTCCGGGCCCCAGACCATGCCGCCTGAGCAGGACGATCAGCGCCGGGCCAACTGCCTGCAGATGATCCTGAAGTGGAGGGGCGAGAGGCTGGATGGTGGCGCGTACGAGCGGGCCGATGTCAACGCCACCGACGACAAGGGGAACACGGCCCTACACTACGCTGCCTCTGCAGGGTTGAGCACCTGTGTGCAG ATCTTGGTGAACTGCAACGCCAACCTGTTCTCTGAGAACAAGGACAGGGAGACCCCATGCGACTGCGCTGAGAAGCAGCACCACACAGAACTGGCCCTCAGCCTGGAGGCTCAGATGGTCTTCTCCAAGGATCCCAAGGATATGGAGGCCCTGGACAAGAGAAAG CCATATGAGGGTCTGACAATGCAGGACCTGCATGAACTGAAGAACAATCTGACTGAGGAGACGGCAGACATGCTGCAGGTTCCCCTCTTCACTGCCGGGGCCCTGCTCCGCACTCACG ACTGGGACAAGGAGAAACTGCAGATGGCATTGCTGTCCAATGCAGAGGACTGCTGCAAACGCTCAGGGGTGAAGATGCCCACTCCTCCACCCAGCAAGTACAATTCGAGGGACAACTTGCCCTCCCCCTGCACCCcggacgaggacgaggacggGGAGAAGGATGAGGACAGTGAGGAGGGCGAGAAGGAGGACGGGGAGGAGGACTGTGTGGAGGATGAGGACAGTCAAGAGGACGAGGACAGTGAGAAGGACGAGTACATGGACGCAAACAATGATGAGGATGAGGACAGGCTTCTG TGCGCCTTGTGTTTGTGCACTATCCCAGCGTCTGAGTACCCCGTGGACATGCCTTGTGGACACGAGTTCTGCAGAGAATGCTGGGAAGG GTTTCTCAACCTGAAGATCCAGGAAGGAGCAGCTCCCAATATCTTCTGCCCGGCCTGTGGCTGTTCCCAGCTGGTTCCTGCAGAGATCATAGAGAGCATTGTCTCTAAGGAGATGTACAAGCGCTACCTCCTGTTTGACATCAAG GCGTTTGTTGACAGCAACCCTGCTATCAAGTGGTGCCCCAACCCGGGGTGTGAGAGAGCTGTCATACTGGCCGGACAGGGCCCCGGAGGGACCGGCACCGATCCACTCATCTTTCCCCAGCTCAAGGCACCGGCTGTGGACTGTGGAGACGGACACGTGTTCtgctg GCAATGTCTCGGCAAGTCACACGAACCCTGTGACTGTCAGACGTGGCAAGCGTGGCAGGGCAAACTGTCAGAGATGGATCGGCAAGAAG GGGGTGGAGTGAGCGAGGCCCGCGAGGACGTAGTCAACAGCCTGTGGCTGCTCAACAACTCCAAGCCCTGCCCCAACTGTGAGACGCCGATCCAGAAAAACGAAGGATGCAATCATATGAAGTGCTTCAGG TGCAAGTTCAACTTTTGCTGGATATGCCTGGACGATTGGAGGTTACACAGCTACAACACAGGGGGATCCTACACCTGCACGCGCTTCGATGCCATCCAGCTGGCGGAGGAGAGGATTGCGAAGGAG GCTCAGAAGAAGCGCAAGGCTCTTGAGGAGCATGATCACTTTCAGGAGTACCTCAAAAGCTACAGGACCCATGAAGACCGCTACCAG CTGGAGCAGGAACTTCTGATCACCGGAAAACAGAGGATAGAGCAGCTGAGCCGGGCACTGAGCGAAC GAGAGGGTGGCGCCCCCGACACCACCTTCTTTGACGACGCCATGCACGAGCTCTTGAAGACCAGGCGCATCCTGGCCTGCTCTTCTGCATACGGGGTCTTTCTGGAAGTCAATAGCAGAAAGGAGAAAACATTCAAACGTATGCAG ACTGACCTGGAGACGGTGACAgaggacctggtgaccctggtgACCCAGCGCACGCCACGGCACAAGATCGTGCGCGCCGCCTGCTTGGTGCAGCAGAAGCGGCAAGAGTTCCTTTTCTCCGTGTCCCAGGACTTGGAAACATT TTTCCATGATGGCAAGTGGGACTGGGAGCTCTTGGGGTTGCAGTCTTCTGAG CTTATGGAGTATCTGCTGAGGCTTGAGAGGAATGCCCAAAGAGAGAACTGTCACAGAGGCCATCCACAG GTGCTGAGCCCCCTGGACAAGGACAACCTCAGCGTCCGGCTGGTCACCCTGCTCTGCCAGCAGCAGTTGAGCTGGCGGGGGTGGGGGACAGCCTGA